A window from Salvia miltiorrhiza cultivar Shanhuang (shh) chromosome 2, IMPLAD_Smil_shh, whole genome shotgun sequence encodes these proteins:
- the LOC131007916 gene encoding uncharacterized protein LOC131007916 produces MKKSGAIAASVAASATAISSASSTKIHFPREDDRAKINSEKSASQGSSSSEKFAPRFDGLRFIETLVTAHR; encoded by the exons ATGAAGAAATCGGGCGCCATAGCCGCCTCCGTTGCGGCTTCCGCCACCGCGATCTCGTCGGCGTCGTCTACCAAAATTCACTTTCCTCGCGAG gATGATCGGGCGAAGATAAACAGCGAGAAATCCGCATCACAGGGATCGTCTTCTTCGGAGAAATTCGCGCCGAGGTTTGATGGATTGAGATTCATAGAGACGCTGGTGACTGCTCATAGATAA
- the LOC131012869 gene encoding GPI-anchored protein LLG3-like — translation MDSNKSLLHLFLFFLVVGIASSSHISNGIFEPHRSIGRSLLQQKSSCAVDFENMNYTVITSQCKGPNYSAGRCCPPLKQLLCPVKDQINDLKSDCADVFFSYVNLYGKYPPGLFASLCKEGEAGLDCKGVNVSKNGAACAACSSYLVMIIAALAFMLFCIV, via the exons ATGGATTCCAACAAATCCTTGCTGCAtttgtttcttttcttccttGTTGTTGGCATTGCATCTTCTTCCCACATTTCAA ATGGGATTTTTGAACCGCACAGATCAATTGGTCGTTCGCTTCTGCAGCAGAAATcaa GTTGCGCCGTGGATTTCGAGAACATGAACTACACAGTGATCACAAGCCAATGCAAGGGGCCAAATTACTCAGCAGGTAGATGCTGCCCTCCATTGAAGCAGCTGCTCTGCCCTGTGAAAGACCAAATCAACGATCTCAAGAGCGACTGCGCCGACGTCTTCTTCAGCTACGTCAACCTCTACGGCAAGTACCCGCCGGGGCTCTTCGCCTCCCTCTGCAAGGAGGGCGAGGCCGGGCTCGACTGCAAAGGCGTTAACGTCTCCAAAAATGGGGCTGCTTGCGCTGCTTGCTCCTCCTATCTAGTCATGATCATTGCTGCACTAGCATTCATGCTTTTCTGCATTGtgtga